A window of the Loxodonta africana isolate mLoxAfr1 chromosome 3, mLoxAfr1.hap2, whole genome shotgun sequence genome harbors these coding sequences:
- the LOC100662943 gene encoding late cornified envelope protein 3C-like produces MSCQQNQQQYQAPPKCPSPKCPPKSPAQCLPKVSSGCALTSGDCHGPSSETGCCLRHHRRRRSHRCRRRSSSCSDDGSGQQSGGSHCGHSSGGCC; encoded by the coding sequence ATGTCTTGCCAGCAGAACCAGCAGCAGTACCAGGCCCCTCCCAAGTGCCCCTCACCCAAGTGCCCCCCGAAGAGCCCCGCACAGTGCTTGCCCAAAGTCTCCTCCGGCTGTGCCCTGACCTCCGGGGACTGCCATGGCCCCAGCTCTGAGACTGGCTGCTGCCTGAGGCACCACCGGCGCCGCAGGTCCCACCGatgccggcgccggagctccagCTGCAGTGATGATGGCAGTGGTCAGCAGTCCGGGGGCTCCCACTGTGGCCACAGCTCTGGGGGCTGCTGCTGA
- the LOC100663228 gene encoding late cornified envelope protein 3C-like, whose translation MTDGHGNVDSELTSCFCFVQRDSTPAKMSCQQNQQQCQAPPKCPLPKCPPKSPAQCTPKVSSGCALSSGGCHGPSSEAGCCLSHHRCCRSHRCQHQNSDCSDDGSGQQSGGSRCGHSSRGCC comes from the coding sequence ATGACAGACGGACATGGGAATGTAGATTCTGAACTGacaagttgtttttgttttgtccagCGTGATTCAACTCCAGCCAAGATGTCCTGCCAGCAGAACCAGCAGCAGTGCCAGGCCCCTCCCAAGTGCCCCTTACCCAAGTGCCCCCCGAAAAGCCCTGCACAGTGCACACCCAAAGTCTCCTCTGGCTGTGCCCTCAGCTCTGGGGGCTGCCATGGCCCCAGCTCCGAGGCTGGCTGCTGCCTGAGCCACCACAGGTGCTGCAGGTCCCACCGGTGCCAGCACCAGAACTCCGACTGCAGTGACGATGGCAGTGGTCAGCAGTCCGGGGGCTCCCGCTGTGGCCACAGCTCTAGGGGCTGCTGCTGA
- the LOC100662661 gene encoding late cornified envelope protein 3C-like, with translation MSCQQNQQQYQAPPKCPSPKCPPKSPAQCLPKVSSGCALTSGGCHGPSSEAGCCLSHHRHHRSHRCRRRSSNCSDDGSGQQSGGSHCGHSSGGCC, from the coding sequence ATGTCTTGCCAGCAGAACCAACAGCAGTACCAGGCCCCTCCCAAGTGCCCCTCACCCAAGTGCCCCCCGAAGAGCCCCGCACAGTGCTTGCCCAAAGTCTCCTCCGGCTGTGCCCTGACCTCCGGGGGCTGCCATGGCCCCAGCTCTGAGGCCGGCTGCTGCCTGAGCCACCACAGGCACCACAGGTCCCACAGatgccggcgccggagctccaaCTGCAGTGACGATGGCAGTGGTCAGCAGTCCGGGGGCTCCCACTGCGGCCACAGCTCTGGGGGCTGCTGTTGA